In Rhodothermales bacterium, the genomic window CTTCATCCAGCGGTTGCCCGGTGCCAATCAGGCCGGATTGGACTCCTTCCTCTTCGGCCAGGCCGCAGCCCTTGTGGAGCGGGATGTACAGGTCATCCTGGGGCTCGGCAGCGGTGTTCTGGTCCTCATCCTGGCGTTCTGGAAGGAATTCAAGTTGCTGTCTTTCGACAGACCGTTCGGGGCGGCCCTGGGGTATCCCATGCGCCGCTTGGACTATCTCTTGACCGGGCTGCTGGTGGTCGCCATTGTCCTTGGGTTGCAGACCGTCGGAGTCGTGCTCATGAGTGCCATGATCGTGGCCCCTGCTGCCGCCGCCCGGCAGTGGACCGACCGGCTCGGGCGCATGATCTTCCTGTCCGCGGTCTTTGGCGCAGTGTCCGGAATAGGAGGGGCGGTGCTCAGCAGCCGGGTGGCCGGTGTGCCTACGGGTCCGGCCATCGTGCTCATCGTCAGCGCGATCGTCCTGTTTTCGTTGCTGTTTGCGCCGAACCGGGGCATCCTGTGGCGACGGATCCGGGAAGTCCGGCTGAGTCGTCAGCTTCGCATTGATGCCGTGCTGGTCGACCTGTATACGCTCGCATCCCAACACGAGAGTGCCGAGCATCCCCACGCCGAGCGGGTCCTGAATGTGATGTCGGACGTGTCCGCGCGGGCTCGGGAAACCCTGC contains:
- a CDS encoding metal ABC transporter permease, which encodes MIEDLLNDYTLRTVAMGAALLGIVSGALGGFALLRRQALLGDAISHAALPGIALAFLVTGSKAPLVLVVGAAVAGWIGAALIMTVTNRTRVKYDAALGIMLSVFFGFGLVLLTFIQRLPGANQAGLDSFLFGQAAALVERDVQVILGLGSGVLVLILAFWKEFKLLSFDRPFGAALGYPMRRLDYLLTGLLVVAIVLGLQTVGVVLMSAMIVAPAAAARQWTDRLGRMIFLSAVFGAVSGIGGAVLSSRVAGVPTGPAIVLIVSAIVLFSLLFAPNRGILWRRIREVRLSRQLRIDAVLVDLYTLASQHESAEHPHAERVLNVMSDVSARARETLRLLDGLGLARRIDAERWALTAEGVERARDVINRL